In Tepidimonas taiwanensis, the following are encoded in one genomic region:
- a CDS encoding cytochrome C assembly family protein, with translation MIVPASPWWMVAPALAAAAGYAGLAAAGARLRRSATTALTLATVVLHGLALVASFSASPVRFGFAPTLSVTAWLVLAVYALETRLYPALATRWTLAGLGVPAVLLALFFPGTAYPALASPWLPLHWALGFASYGLLGVAVAHAWMMQRTEQTIRRGGTAPALPLLTLERLTFRFVWGAFALLTLTLLAGWYFTELLRPAAGWITHKTVFTALSWVVLAVLLWGRWRWGWRGRLAVRMLYAAGGLLLLGYVGSHFVLEVILRRGV, from the coding sequence ATGATTGTACCGGCGAGCCCTTGGTGGATGGTCGCGCCCGCGCTGGCCGCAGCGGCGGGCTACGCGGGCCTGGCAGCGGCCGGCGCACGGCTGCGGCGCTCCGCGACGACCGCATTGACGCTGGCCACCGTCGTGCTGCACGGGCTGGCGCTGGTCGCGTCGTTTTCCGCGTCGCCGGTGCGCTTTGGCTTCGCGCCCACGCTGTCGGTCACGGCGTGGCTGGTGCTCGCCGTCTACGCGCTGGAGACGCGCCTGTACCCCGCGCTCGCGACGCGCTGGACGCTCGCGGGGCTGGGTGTGCCCGCGGTGCTGCTGGCGCTCTTTTTTCCGGGAACGGCCTACCCCGCGCTGGCCAGCCCCTGGCTGCCGCTGCACTGGGCGCTGGGTTTTGCCTCCTATGGGCTGCTGGGGGTGGCGGTCGCGCACGCGTGGATGATGCAGCGCACCGAGCAGACCATCCGCCGCGGCGGCACCGCCCCCGCGCTGCCGCTGCTGACGCTGGAGCGGTTGACGTTTCGCTTCGTCTGGGGGGCGTTTGCGCTGCTGACGCTGACGCTGCTGGCGGGGTGGTATTTCACCGAGCTGCTGCGGCCCGCGGCTGGCTGGATCACGCACAAAACGGTCTTCACCGCGCTGTCGTGGGTGGTGCTCGCGGTGCTACTGTGGGGCCGCTGGCGCTGGGGCTGGCGCGGGCGGCTCGCGGTGCGCATGCTCTATGCAGCCGGCGGCCTGCTGCTGCTGGGTTACGTGGGCTCGCACTTCGTGCTCGAGGTCATCCTGCGCCGCGGCGTCTGA
- a CDS encoding nucleotidyltransferase family protein, protein MTRPADAWTRLDPRDREALRRILLPLVQRHGAEVWLFGSRARGDARRGSDIDVALVAPQPLPRDALARVREALEESPIPFRVDVVDYRSASEPLRRAIDTEGEAWKIG, encoded by the coding sequence ATGACCCGACCAGCCGATGCATGGACGCGACTCGACCCCCGGGATCGGGAGGCGCTGCGGCGGATTTTGCTGCCGCTGGTGCAGCGCCACGGGGCGGAAGTGTGGCTGTTTGGTTCCCGGGCGCGGGGCGATGCCCGCCGGGGATCGGACATCGACGTGGCGCTGGTGGCGCCGCAGCCGCTGCCGCGGGATGCGCTGGCGCGCGTGCGCGAGGCGCTGGAGGAGTCGCCCATTCCTTTCCGGGTGGATGTGGTCGATTACCGGTCGGCCTCCGAGCCGCTGCGCCGTGCGATCGACACCGAGGGGGAGGCGTGGAAGATCGGCTGA
- a CDS encoding dihydrofolate reductase has protein sequence MRLNLIFARAANGVIGCTRDGVPALPWHLPEDLAHFRRLTHGCPVIMGRTTWASLPPRFRPLPGRVNLVLTRDPATAAALRDAGAVPAGSLDEALAHCRALRGADGQPPAEVWVIGGAQVYAQAEPLAQRAVVTEIGRAFDGDAHAPVLGPNWRETAREPHVSANGLPFAFVTYERASRSSQTCINDR, from the coding sequence ATGCGACTCAACCTGATCTTCGCCCGCGCCGCCAATGGTGTCATCGGCTGCACCCGCGACGGGGTGCCTGCTCTGCCCTGGCACCTGCCGGAAGACCTGGCGCATTTCCGCCGCCTCACGCACGGCTGTCCGGTCATCATGGGCCGCACCACGTGGGCGTCGCTGCCGCCGCGCTTTCGGCCACTGCCCGGGCGGGTCAATCTGGTGCTGACGCGCGACCCGGCCACGGCTGCAGCGCTGCGCGACGCGGGCGCGGTGCCGGCGGGCAGCCTGGACGAGGCACTCGCCCACTGCCGCGCGCTGCGCGGCGCGGACGGCCAGCCGCCCGCAGAGGTCTGGGTCATCGGCGGCGCGCAGGTGTATGCACAGGCCGAGCCACTCGCGCAGCGCGCCGTCGTCACGGAAATCGGCCGCGCCTTCGACGGCGACGCGCACGCCCCGGTGCTGGGGCCTAACTGGCGTGAAACCGCGCGCGAGCCCCACGTCAGCGCCAACGGCCTGCCGTTCGCCTTCGTGACCTACGAGCGCGCGAGCCGCTCCAGCCAGACCTGCATCAACGACCGGTAA
- the ffh gene encoding signal recognition particle protein has translation MASALTEKLSRLVKEIRGQARITEGNVQDMLREVRMALLEADVALPVVRDFIARVKEKALGQEVVGSLTPGQALVGIIHRELAATMGEGVADVNLATQPPAVILMAGLQGAGKTTTTAKLAKWLIERRKKKVLTVSGDVYRPAAIEQLKTVTRQAGAEWFPSTPDQRPLDIARAALDYARKRYFDVLIVDTAGRLAIDEAMMREIQALHAELKPVETLFVVDAMQGQDAVNTAKAFAEALPLTGIVLTKLDGDSRGGAALSVRAVTGAPIKFAGVSEKIDGLELFDTERHAGRVLGMGDIVALVEQVTAGVDLQQAQKLAAKVKSGGFDLEDFLEQIRQMKKMGGLSTLLDKLPTQLAAKAGEADLQRAEKDIRRKEGIICAMTPQERRHPEIIKASRKRRIAAGAGVQVQEVNRLLKEFEQMQAMMKKMKGGGLMKMMRRLGGMKGLPGLLGM, from the coding sequence ATGGCCTCTGCCCTGACCGAAAAACTGTCGCGCCTGGTCAAAGAAATCCGCGGCCAGGCCCGCATCACCGAAGGCAACGTGCAGGACATGCTGCGCGAGGTGCGCATGGCGCTGCTCGAAGCCGACGTGGCGCTGCCGGTGGTGCGCGACTTCATCGCCCGCGTCAAGGAAAAGGCGCTGGGGCAGGAGGTCGTCGGGTCGCTCACGCCGGGCCAAGCGCTGGTGGGCATCATCCACCGCGAGCTCGCCGCGACGATGGGCGAGGGCGTGGCCGACGTGAACCTCGCGACGCAGCCGCCGGCGGTGATCCTGATGGCGGGCCTGCAGGGCGCGGGCAAGACGACGACCACGGCCAAGCTGGCCAAGTGGCTGATCGAGCGGCGCAAGAAGAAGGTGCTCACCGTCAGCGGCGACGTGTACCGGCCCGCCGCGATCGAGCAGCTCAAGACCGTCACGCGCCAGGCGGGGGCAGAGTGGTTCCCGAGCACGCCGGATCAGCGGCCGCTCGACATCGCGCGCGCGGCGCTGGATTACGCGCGTAAGCGCTACTTCGACGTGCTGATCGTCGACACGGCCGGGCGGCTCGCGATCGACGAGGCGATGATGCGCGAGATCCAGGCGCTGCACGCCGAGCTCAAGCCGGTCGAGACGCTGTTCGTCGTCGACGCGATGCAGGGCCAGGACGCGGTCAACACGGCCAAGGCCTTTGCCGAGGCGCTGCCGCTGACGGGCATCGTACTGACCAAGCTGGACGGTGACTCGCGCGGCGGCGCGGCGCTGTCGGTGCGCGCGGTCACCGGTGCGCCGATCAAGTTCGCGGGCGTGAGCGAAAAGATCGACGGGCTGGAACTGTTCGACACCGAACGGCACGCGGGGCGCGTGCTGGGCATGGGCGACATCGTCGCGCTGGTGGAGCAGGTCACGGCCGGCGTCGACCTGCAGCAGGCGCAGAAGCTCGCGGCCAAGGTCAAGAGCGGTGGCTTCGACCTGGAGGATTTTCTCGAGCAGATCCGCCAGATGAAGAAGATGGGGGGCTTGAGCACCCTGCTGGACAAGCTGCCGACGCAACTGGCCGCCAAGGCGGGCGAGGCCGACCTGCAGCGCGCCGAGAAGGACATTCGCCGTAAGGAAGGCATCATCTGCGCGATGACGCCGCAGGAGCGCCGCCACCCGGAGATCATCAAGGCCAGCCGCAAGCGCCGCATCGCCGCCGGTGCGGGCGTGCAGGTGCAGGAGGTCAACCGCCTGCTCAAGGAGTTCGAGCAGATGCAGGCGATGATGAAGAAGATGAAGGGCGGCGGCCTGATGAAGATGATGCGGCGGCTGGGCGGCATGAAGGGCCTGCCCGGACTGCTCGGGATGTGA
- a CDS encoding HepT-like ribonuclease domain-containing protein yields MKPTREADLVYVMHMLECIDRITDYTADGESAFRASRLIQDAVIRNLQIMAESSQRVSETSRLCAPEIPWKAISGFRNVLVHDYLSLDIDLIWPVVARDLPALRAGLERLRDRLRTA; encoded by the coding sequence ATGAAACCAACACGCGAGGCGGATCTCGTTTACGTCATGCACATGCTGGAGTGCATCGACCGGATCACCGATTACACGGCCGACGGCGAAAGCGCTTTTCGCGCCTCCCGCCTGATACAGGACGCCGTCATCCGCAACCTGCAAATCATGGCGGAGTCGAGCCAGCGCGTGTCGGAAACCTCGCGACTGTGCGCACCGGAGATCCCCTGGAAAGCGATTTCCGGCTTCCGCAATGTCCTGGTCCACGACTACCTCTCGCTGGACATCGACCTCATCTGGCCCGTGGTGGCGCGCGACCTCCCCGCACTGCGCGCGGGACTCGAGCGGCTGCGTGATCGGCTGAGAACAGCCTGA
- a CDS encoding HI0074 family nucleotidyltransferase substrate-binding subunit, translating to MEDRLTRRLDVARRALVSLQALAQEPPSPIIRDASIQRFEYTFEAIWKAAQAVLRDRFGVELASPKPIIRASLENGLLDEEEARLALAMVDHRNLTAHTYDEALADEIFAALPRYRSLMQVWLERLARS from the coding sequence GTGGAAGATCGGCTGACCCGGCGTCTGGACGTCGCGCGGCGTGCTTTGGTGTCGCTGCAGGCGTTGGCGCAGGAGCCGCCCTCGCCGATCATTCGCGACGCGTCGATCCAGCGGTTCGAATACACCTTCGAGGCGATCTGGAAAGCGGCGCAGGCCGTGCTTCGCGACCGCTTCGGAGTCGAGCTGGCGTCGCCCAAGCCCATCATCCGCGCATCGCTGGAAAACGGCCTGCTCGACGAGGAGGAGGCGCGGCTGGCCCTGGCGATGGTCGATCACCGCAACCTCACCGCGCACACGTACGACGAGGCGCTGGCTGACGAGATTTTTGCGGCGCTGCCGCGTTACCGGTCGTTGATGCAGGTCTGGCTGGAGCGGCTCGCGCGCTCGTAG
- a CDS encoding nucleotidyltransferase family protein — protein MDPIVERQREALRALAQRHGVRSLKLFGSMARGDATSDSDVDLLIDPLPGTSALAIGAFLMETQELLGRKVDVVSVRALHPLLRERILQEAIPL, from the coding sequence ATGGATCCGATCGTCGAACGCCAACGCGAAGCGCTGCGAGCCCTCGCGCAGCGCCACGGGGTGCGCTCCCTCAAGCTCTTCGGTTCGATGGCCCGAGGTGACGCCACCAGCGACAGCGACGTCGACCTGCTCATCGACCCCCTGCCCGGTACGTCCGCGCTGGCCATCGGCGCGTTTTTGATGGAGACGCAGGAGCTTCTTGGCCGCAAAGTCGATGTGGTCTCCGTACGCGCCCTGCATCCGCTGTTGCGTGAACGCATCCTACAGGAGGCGATCCCCCTGTAG
- a CDS encoding nucleotidyltransferase family protein produces MLRYEVESMDRDDILDTLRRQRALLAERFGVRAIALFGSQARGDATPSSDIDLLVELDPAHRTLRNYFQLRDHLQQALGSPVDMSTPDALKPAIRHRVQSEAIYA; encoded by the coding sequence GTGTTGCGATACGAGGTCGAGTCGATGGATCGGGACGACATCCTGGACACCCTGCGCCGCCAGCGCGCGTTGCTGGCCGAACGCTTTGGCGTGCGCGCCATCGCCTTATTCGGCAGCCAGGCGCGCGGCGACGCCACGCCATCGTCTGACATCGACCTGCTGGTCGAACTGGACCCCGCGCACCGCACACTGCGCAACTATTTTCAGTTGCGTGACCACCTCCAACAGGCACTCGGGTCACCCGTCGACATGAGCACCCCCGACGCCCTCAAGCCAGCCATCCGACACCGCGTGCAGTCAGAGGCGATCTATGCGTGA
- a CDS encoding PP0621 family protein: protein MVKWLLVIAVVVLGYLWWRQQRLEKRRAQRPRPAPPPGPAQAAAPAPMVRCRHCGVHLPAADAVRGALGPYCSDEHRRLAEG from the coding sequence ATGGTCAAGTGGCTGCTCGTCATCGCCGTCGTCGTACTGGGCTACCTCTGGTGGCGCCAGCAGCGGCTGGAGAAACGCCGCGCGCAGCGCCCCCGCCCGGCCCCGCCGCCTGGCCCGGCCCAGGCGGCGGCGCCGGCCCCGATGGTCCGCTGCCGCCACTGCGGCGTGCACCTGCCCGCGGCCGACGCGGTGCGCGGCGCGCTTGGGCCCTACTGCAGCGATGAACACCGCCGCCTCGCCGAAGGCTGA
- a CDS encoding NAD(P)H-dependent flavin oxidoreductase, whose amino-acid sequence MNAWFQRLGLRLPIIQAPMAGAQDSALALAVTAAGGLGSLPAATLSAPALRAELERLRAAAQGPYAVNFFCHTPPAHDPAREAAREAAWMARLAPHYHDAGLTPPDGPAVAARAPFDAAVAELVAAFRPPVVSFHFGLPAPELLAFVKSWGAVVLSSATTVEEARWLERHGADAIIAQGLEAGGHRGMFLSDDLSTQVGTMALLPQVVRAVRVPVIAAGGIADARGVAAARALGAAAVQVGTAYLLCPEATPHPLHRAALQSPAAAHTALTNVFTGRPARGIVNHAMRALATGPLGWCADAPAFPLAAHGIAPLRAHAEAAGRDDWTPLWAGQAAPLCRPQPAAALTQALAVGWPP is encoded by the coding sequence ATGAACGCATGGTTCCAGCGGTTGGGGTTGCGCCTGCCCATCATCCAGGCGCCGATGGCGGGGGCGCAGGACAGCGCGCTCGCGCTGGCCGTCACCGCGGCGGGTGGGCTGGGGTCGCTGCCGGCGGCGACGCTGTCGGCGCCGGCCTTGCGGGCTGAGCTGGAGCGGCTGCGCGCTGCGGCCCAGGGGCCGTACGCGGTGAATTTTTTCTGTCACACGCCGCCGGCGCACGACCCGGCGCGTGAGGCGGCGCGTGAGGCGGCGTGGATGGCGCGGCTGGCGCCGCACTACCACGACGCAGGCCTGACCCCGCCCGACGGGCCGGCAGTGGCGGCGCGCGCCCCGTTCGACGCGGCGGTCGCCGAGCTGGTGGCGGCGTTTCGGCCGCCGGTGGTGAGTTTTCATTTCGGGCTGCCGGCGCCGGAGCTGCTCGCGTTCGTCAAGTCGTGGGGCGCGGTGGTCCTGTCGTCCGCCACGACGGTGGAGGAGGCGCGCTGGCTGGAGCGGCACGGGGCGGACGCCATCATCGCCCAGGGGCTTGAGGCGGGCGGACACCGCGGCATGTTCCTCAGCGACGACCTGAGCACGCAGGTGGGGACGATGGCTCTGCTGCCCCAGGTCGTGCGGGCGGTGCGCGTGCCGGTGATCGCCGCCGGCGGGATCGCGGATGCGCGCGGCGTGGCCGCGGCGCGCGCGCTGGGGGCGGCCGCGGTGCAGGTGGGGACGGCCTACCTGTTGTGCCCGGAGGCGACCCCGCACCCGCTGCACCGGGCGGCGTTGCAAAGTCCCGCCGCAGCGCACACGGCGCTGACCAACGTGTTCACGGGGCGGCCGGCGCGCGGCATCGTCAACCACGCGATGCGCGCGCTCGCCACTGGGCCGCTGGGGTGGTGCGCGGACGCACCGGCGTTCCCGCTGGCGGCGCACGGGATCGCGCCGTTGCGCGCGCACGCCGAGGCGGCCGGGCGCGATGACTGGACGCCGCTGTGGGCCGGTCAGGCTGCGCCGCTGTGCCGGCCGCAGCCCGCGGCCGCGCTGACGCAGGCGCTGGCCGTGGGCTGGCCCCCGTAA
- a CDS encoding sensor histidine kinase, translating to MNTAASPKADTAPNAAGASIFAPSWYAPLQADADPGGGLPEDDPLSPRLWRNLMAARVFVAGALLALLTTVWWRGGAPVWVPVVVAVWLGLAAVTLALPRPRAPGHAAAPQWLLTVWADLAAFAALQLIAPSGLNVTPLLVWPVLLAAVAGSRLLALGSAAAGSLVLLGAAWLDARGVADTAAWVQAALGGSGLFLIALLANHLAARLVGEHAAALRHQRMARLHARINRHIAGGLTEGIVVTDARAALWWANPAAARILGVPDDAAPNPGTPTALRHTPGWPVLAGWVRGALATADDDDDTAPHTQDLTLPLPGGGQRRVRLRIHPVATHGRLGAAVVFLDDLQVLEQRLHTERLAAMGRVSAAVAHEIRNPLAAIAQASALLLEDDAPPAQRQLLTLIEQNARRIDRTVNDVLEAAHAPAPDTVSPAIALDATVDAVLADWLRQRPQGERLLRRAGAPDARIAFDPEHLRRVLVNLLDNADRHASAAPASLRVETTRDGAHVRLTVWNDGPEIPAAVRAHLFEPFATSQSRSSGLGLYLSRELCQRYHATLTYARAQRDGRWGHAFEVTCPRSS from the coding sequence ATGAACACCGCCGCCTCGCCGAAGGCTGATACTGCCCCGAACGCCGCGGGCGCCTCCATCTTCGCGCCCTCGTGGTACGCCCCGCTGCAGGCCGACGCCGACCCCGGCGGCGGCCTCCCCGAAGACGACCCCTTGTCGCCGCGCCTGTGGCGCAACCTGATGGCGGCGCGGGTGTTCGTCGCGGGCGCACTGTTGGCGCTCTTGACCACGGTCTGGTGGCGCGGCGGGGCACCGGTCTGGGTGCCGGTGGTGGTGGCGGTGTGGCTGGGGCTCGCCGCCGTCACGCTGGCCCTGCCGCGCCCGCGTGCGCCCGGCCATGCCGCGGCGCCGCAGTGGCTGCTGACCGTCTGGGCCGACCTCGCCGCGTTCGCCGCGCTGCAGCTCATCGCGCCCAGCGGCCTCAACGTCACGCCCCTGCTCGTCTGGCCCGTGCTGCTGGCCGCGGTCGCCGGGTCGCGCCTGCTCGCGCTGGGCAGCGCCGCGGCCGGCTCGCTCGTGCTGCTCGGCGCGGCGTGGCTGGACGCGCGCGGCGTGGCCGACACCGCCGCCTGGGTCCAGGCCGCGCTGGGCGGCAGCGGGCTGTTCCTCATCGCGCTGCTGGCCAACCACCTGGCGGCGCGCCTGGTGGGCGAGCACGCCGCGGCGCTGCGCCACCAGCGCATGGCGCGCCTGCACGCCCGCATCAACCGCCACATCGCCGGCGGCCTGACGGAGGGCATCGTCGTCACCGACGCGCGCGCGGCCCTCTGGTGGGCCAACCCGGCAGCGGCGCGCATCCTCGGCGTGCCGGACGACGCCGCCCCAAACCCAGGAACGCCGACGGCGCTGCGCCACACCCCCGGCTGGCCCGTGCTCGCCGGGTGGGTGCGTGGCGCGCTGGCCACCGCCGACGATGATGACGACACCGCGCCGCACACCCAGGACCTGACGCTGCCCCTGCCCGGCGGCGGGCAACGCCGGGTCCGGCTGCGCATCCACCCGGTCGCCACACACGGTCGGCTCGGCGCGGCCGTGGTCTTTCTGGACGACCTGCAGGTGCTGGAGCAGCGCCTGCACACCGAGCGGCTCGCGGCGATGGGGCGCGTCTCGGCCGCCGTGGCGCACGAAATCCGCAATCCGCTGGCCGCGATCGCCCAGGCGAGTGCCCTGCTGCTCGAAGACGACGCGCCCCCGGCCCAGCGGCAGCTGCTCACCCTCATCGAGCAAAACGCGCGGCGCATCGACCGCACGGTCAACGACGTGCTCGAAGCCGCCCACGCCCCAGCGCCGGACACGGTGTCCCCCGCCATCGCGCTCGATGCGACGGTGGACGCGGTCCTTGCCGACTGGCTGCGCCAACGCCCACAGGGCGAGCGGCTGCTGCGCCGCGCCGGGGCGCCGGATGCCCGCATTGCCTTCGACCCGGAACACCTGCGCCGCGTGCTCGTCAACCTGCTGGACAACGCCGACCGCCACGCCAGCGCCGCGCCGGCCAGCCTGCGCGTGGAAACCACGCGGGACGGCGCCCACGTCCGCCTCACCGTCTGGAACGACGGGCCCGAAATCCCCGCCGCCGTGCGCGCGCACCTGTTCGAGCCCTTCGCCACGTCCCAGAGCCGCTCCAGCGGCCTGGGCCTGTACCTGTCGCGCGAACTGTGCCAGCGCTATCATGCGACGTTGACGTACGCACGCGCGCAGCGCGACGGGCGCTGGGGGCATGCGTTCGAGGTCACCTGCCCGCGGTCGTCGTGA
- the alaS gene encoding alanine--tRNA ligase, with protein sequence MSQAADRPMFSVADIRRTFLDFFAQRGHTVVPSSPLVPANDPTLMFTNSGMVQFKDVFLGTDKRPYVRAASVQACLRAGGKHNDLENVGYTARHHTFFEMLGNWSFGDYFKRESLKWAWELLTDVFRLPPDRLWATVYHEDDEAYDIWTKEIGLPPERVVRIGDNKGGKYQSDNFWMMADTGPCGPCSEIFYDHGPEVPGGPPGSPDADGDRYIEIWNNVFMQFDMQPDGSVRPLPAPCVDTGMGLERIAAILQGVHSNYEIDLFQALIRAAARETGATDLNSPSLRVIADHIRATAFLVADGVIPSNEGRGYVQRRIIRRAIRHGYKLGRKAPFFHKLVPDLVAQMGEAYPHLAANAQRVMDVLRAEEERFYETLEHGMAILDAALAGGQTTLPGDVAFKLHDTYGFPLDLTNDVCRERGVAVDVAGFESAMQQQREQARAAGKFKMDRVLDYAGPDNRFVGYEHLQAQAKVVALYHEGTPVAELKAGQSGIVVLGETPFYAESGGQVGDSGVLVSGSARFEVLDTQKIKAQVHGHHGVVAQGVIAVGDHVTAQVDGARRVATMRNHSATHLMHKALREVLGEHVQQKGSLVTPERTRFDFAHNAPLTAEQIRAVEARVNAEILANTDTQARVMALEEAKAAGAMMLFGEKYGETVRVLDIGSSRELCGGTHVRRTGDIGLFKIVAEGGVAAGVRRVEAVTGEGALAYLQALEAQVHDAAAALKAPVPELVPRIAQAQEQIRALEKEVAALKGKLASAQGDELAAQAVDVQGIKVLAARLDGADAKTLRETADKLKDKLGSAVVVLASVDAGKVQLCAGVTADLVARGLKAGELVNAVAQPLGGKGGGKPDMAMAGGTDAARLPEALAGVRDWVAARV encoded by the coding sequence ATGAGCCAAGCCGCCGACCGACCGATGTTTTCCGTGGCCGACATCCGGCGCACGTTTTTGGACTTCTTCGCCCAGCGCGGCCACACCGTGGTGCCGTCCAGCCCGCTGGTGCCCGCCAACGACCCGACGTTGATGTTCACCAACTCGGGCATGGTGCAGTTCAAGGACGTCTTTCTGGGCACCGACAAGCGGCCGTACGTGCGCGCGGCGTCGGTGCAGGCGTGCCTGCGCGCCGGGGGCAAGCACAACGACCTGGAAAACGTCGGCTACACCGCGCGGCACCACACGTTCTTCGAGATGCTGGGCAACTGGTCGTTTGGCGACTACTTCAAGCGCGAGTCGCTGAAGTGGGCGTGGGAGCTGCTGACCGACGTATTCCGGCTGCCGCCCGACCGCCTGTGGGCCACCGTCTATCACGAGGACGACGAGGCCTACGACATCTGGACCAAAGAGATCGGCCTGCCGCCCGAGCGCGTGGTGCGCATCGGCGACAACAAGGGCGGCAAGTACCAGAGTGACAACTTCTGGATGATGGCCGACACGGGGCCGTGCGGACCGTGCTCGGAAATCTTTTATGACCACGGGCCCGAGGTGCCCGGCGGCCCGCCCGGCAGCCCGGATGCGGACGGCGACCGCTACATCGAGATCTGGAACAACGTGTTCATGCAGTTCGACATGCAGCCGGACGGCTCGGTGCGGCCGCTGCCGGCGCCGTGCGTGGACACGGGCATGGGGCTGGAGCGCATCGCCGCCATTCTGCAGGGCGTGCACAGCAACTACGAGATCGACCTGTTCCAGGCGCTGATCCGCGCCGCCGCGCGCGAGACGGGGGCGACGGACCTGAACAGCCCGAGTCTGCGCGTGATCGCCGACCACATCCGCGCCACGGCGTTCCTCGTCGCCGACGGTGTCATCCCCAGCAATGAAGGACGCGGCTACGTGCAGCGGCGCATCATCCGCCGCGCGATCCGCCACGGCTACAAGCTCGGGCGCAAGGCCCCGTTCTTCCACAAGCTGGTGCCGGATCTGGTCGCGCAGATGGGCGAGGCGTACCCGCACCTCGCGGCCAACGCGCAGCGCGTGATGGATGTGCTGCGGGCGGAGGAGGAGCGCTTTTACGAGACGCTCGAGCACGGCATGGCGATTCTGGACGCGGCGCTGGCCGGTGGCCAGACGACGCTGCCGGGCGACGTGGCGTTCAAGCTGCACGACACCTACGGCTTTCCACTGGACCTGACGAACGACGTCTGCCGCGAGCGTGGCGTGGCGGTGGACGTGGCCGGGTTCGAATCGGCGATGCAGCAGCAGCGCGAGCAGGCGCGCGCCGCCGGCAAGTTCAAGATGGACCGCGTGCTCGATTACGCCGGGCCGGACAACCGCTTCGTCGGTTACGAGCATCTGCAGGCGCAGGCCAAGGTGGTGGCGCTCTACCACGAGGGCACGCCGGTGGCGGAACTGAAGGCCGGCCAGTCCGGCATCGTCGTGCTGGGCGAGACGCCGTTTTATGCCGAGAGCGGCGGTCAGGTGGGCGACAGCGGCGTGCTCGTGAGCGGCTCGGCGCGCTTCGAGGTGCTCGACACGCAGAAGATCAAGGCCCAGGTGCACGGGCACCACGGCGTTGTGGCGCAGGGCGTCATTGCCGTGGGTGACCACGTGACGGCGCAGGTGGACGGTGCGCGCCGCGTGGCGACGATGCGCAACCACTCCGCCACGCACCTGATGCACAAGGCGCTGCGCGAGGTGCTGGGCGAGCACGTGCAGCAAAAGGGATCGCTGGTGACGCCGGAGCGCACGCGCTTCGACTTTGCGCACAACGCGCCGCTGACGGCGGAGCAGATCCGTGCGGTGGAGGCGCGCGTCAACGCCGAAATCCTGGCCAACACCGACACGCAGGCGCGCGTGATGGCGCTGGAGGAGGCCAAGGCCGCCGGCGCGATGATGCTGTTTGGCGAGAAGTATGGCGAGACGGTGCGCGTGCTGGATATCGGCAGCAGCCGCGAACTCTGCGGTGGCACGCACGTGCGCCGCACCGGCGACATTGGGCTGTTCAAGATCGTCGCCGAAGGCGGCGTGGCGGCGGGGGTCCGGCGCGTGGAGGCCGTCACGGGCGAGGGGGCGCTGGCGTATCTGCAGGCGCTGGAGGCGCAGGTGCACGATGCCGCGGCGGCGCTGAAGGCGCCGGTGCCGGAGCTGGTGCCGCGCATCGCCCAGGCGCAGGAGCAGATCCGCGCGCTGGAAAAGGAAGTCGCCGCGCTCAAGGGCAAGCTCGCCTCGGCGCAGGGCGACGAGCTGGCCGCGCAGGCGGTGGACGTGCAGGGGATCAAAGTGCTGGCCGCGCGGCTGGACGGCGCCGACGCCAAGACGCTGCGCGAGACGGCGGACAAGCTCAAGGACAAGCTGGGCAGCGCCGTGGTGGTGCTCGCCAGCGTGGACGCCGGCAAGGTCCAGTTGTGCGCCGGGGTGACGGCCGATCTGGTGGCGCGCGGCCTCAAGGCCGGCGAGCTGGTCAACGCCGTGGCGCAGCCGCTCGGCGGCAAAGGCGGCGGCAAGCCCGACATGGCGATGGCCGGAGGCACCGACGCGGCCCGGCTGCCCGAGGCGCTGGCGGGCGTGCGCGACTGGGTGGCGGCGCGCGTCTGA